Proteins encoded in a region of the Enterococcus gilvus ATCC BAA-350 genome:
- a CDS encoding GntR family transcriptional regulator, whose amino-acid sequence MKKNAKYMEIYLDVKRKVEDGTYAIGEKLPSGTELAEHYDTSKLTVKKGLDMLVSEGVLHSRSGFGTEVLRKPIDNSKVFGPSEGLMSVVGEEHVDSEIHTFSIELPSKKVAESLQLSEKDYVYNIVRSRFVDQKPYSLEQTFMPLSIIPGLEPKHLKKSVYSYIRDELHLEINASHVWMKGVLANAFDAKILGINAGDFMIEIEKSVSLANGTPFEYSITRHLYQDFIFEAVFMEN is encoded by the coding sequence ATGAAAAAGAACGCAAAATATATGGAAATCTACTTAGATGTAAAACGCAAGGTCGAGGACGGGACCTATGCGATCGGAGAAAAATTGCCTTCTGGTACTGAGTTGGCTGAACATTATGACACTAGCAAGCTGACGGTTAAAAAGGGCCTGGATATGCTCGTCTCTGAAGGCGTCCTCCATAGTCGCAGCGGATTTGGCACCGAAGTGCTCCGCAAACCAATCGACAATTCAAAGGTCTTTGGCCCTAGTGAAGGCCTGATGAGCGTCGTAGGAGAAGAACATGTTGATTCAGAGATCCATACATTTTCTATCGAGCTGCCTTCTAAAAAAGTCGCGGAAAGCTTGCAGTTGAGCGAAAAGGACTATGTCTACAACATCGTCCGCAGTCGTTTTGTGGATCAGAAGCCGTATTCCTTGGAGCAAACCTTCATGCCTCTTTCGATCATTCCGGGATTGGAACCGAAGCATCTCAAAAAATCGGTCTATTCCTATATCCGAGACGAGCTCCATCTAGAGATCAATGCTTCTCATGTATGGATGAAGGGGGTTTTAGCAAACGCCTTCGATGCGAAAATCTTAGGGATCAATGCTGGGGACTTCATGATCGAGATTGAAAAAAGTGTTTCCTTAGCCAATGGCACTCCTTTTGAATATTCAATCACTCGCCATTTGTATCAAGACTTTATTTTTGAAGCCGTATTTATGGAAAACTAA
- a CDS encoding MurR/RpiR family transcriptional regulator, whose amino-acid sequence MIIHLNRNMYTSLSQSEKQVIDFINQNEKLIPSLSITQLAEKTFTSPPTVSRTIQKCGFSGISELRHKISQQMSDEKRNDSPFIVNSILEKSFRECKETIDLIPTTSILKTIEYLKEAQRIFIFARGFSAIIAEEFQMYLQLLGYNAIIVKDVMWMKKTHRIVKSTDMAIIFSVRNSTPELLESAKTIHRIGAKLVTCCCLSPTQLEDYSDISIIGHSEQIMEIHDLKVYSKIPLFIIARTIIDYISAES is encoded by the coding sequence ATGATTATTCATTTAAACAGAAACATGTACACTAGTTTGTCACAATCAGAAAAGCAAGTAATTGACTTTATAAATCAAAATGAGAAACTTATTCCTTCATTATCAATTACTCAACTGGCTGAAAAGACCTTTACTTCTCCTCCAACAGTTTCAAGAACGATTCAAAAATGTGGGTTTTCTGGTATTTCAGAACTTCGGCATAAAATATCTCAACAGATGTCTGATGAAAAGAGAAATGATTCTCCGTTCATCGTCAATAGTATTTTAGAAAAATCATTTCGAGAGTGTAAGGAAACAATTGATTTGATACCAACCACTTCGATTCTAAAGACAATTGAATACTTAAAAGAGGCACAGAGAATTTTTATTTTTGCTAGAGGATTTTCTGCGATTATTGCGGAGGAATTCCAAATGTATCTTCAGCTACTTGGATATAACGCAATTATCGTGAAGGATGTGATGTGGATGAAAAAAACACATCGTATCGTAAAAAGCACGGATATGGCAATTATTTTTTCAGTCAGAAACTCCACTCCAGAATTACTAGAGTCAGCAAAAACCATTCACCGTATCGGAGCGAAACTTGTTACTTGCTGCTGCCTATCTCCAACTCAATTAGAAGATTATTCGGATATCTCAATTATCGGGCACTCAGAACAAATTATGGAAATCCATGATTTGAAGGTCTACTCTAAAATACCACTATTCATAATTGCTCGAACTATTATCGACTATATTAGTGCAGAATCTTAA
- a CDS encoding glycoside hydrolase family 1 protein, with translation MKTQHLTFPKDFWWGSAWSAEQSEGRGETGKAETVWERWYKEQPYRFYQRISSETTTDHIHRYKEDVQLMKQTGHNSFRVSISWARMFPADGVGEVNPKAIAFYRDLFTEMTTNGIKVFANLYHFDMPAALQDKGGWESREVVDAYVHFADTCFKEFGDLVYHWFTFNEPLGPILGSYLEDFHYPNIIDFKRGAQAAHFTILAHAKAIAAHKKHQLDSKIGVILNLSPTFPRSQNPADVKAAEIADLFHVRSFLDPMVKGIYPEKLIALLREYDQLPADYTEEDLDCIKENTAQILGLNYYEPKRVKARLTAINPEGPFLPDWFFENHVMPGRRMNEYRGWEIYEKGIHDLCMDIKDNYGNIEAFISENGMGVANEERFMDEQGQVIDDYRIEYIQDHLAYLWKAIEDGCNIKGYHLWTFIDCWSWINAYKNRYGLVSLDLKTQKRTIKKSGEFYKKLSDENGFSYDVDRLV, from the coding sequence ATGAAGACACAACACTTAACATTTCCAAAGGATTTTTGGTGGGGCTCCGCTTGGTCGGCTGAACAATCAGAAGGTCGTGGAGAAACAGGAAAAGCAGAAACTGTGTGGGAGCGCTGGTACAAAGAGCAGCCTTACCGCTTTTATCAAAGAATCAGTTCGGAAACGACGACGGATCATATCCATCGATACAAGGAAGACGTCCAGCTAATGAAACAGACGGGGCATAATTCCTTCCGTGTCTCGATCTCATGGGCGCGTATGTTTCCAGCGGATGGCGTTGGGGAAGTCAATCCCAAAGCGATCGCCTTTTACCGCGATCTATTCACAGAGATGACGACAAACGGCATCAAGGTTTTTGCGAACTTGTATCATTTTGATATGCCGGCAGCGCTGCAGGATAAGGGTGGCTGGGAATCACGAGAAGTCGTGGACGCCTATGTGCATTTTGCGGACACGTGCTTTAAAGAGTTCGGGGATCTGGTTTATCATTGGTTCACCTTTAACGAACCGTTGGGCCCCATTTTGGGTTCGTATTTAGAAGACTTTCATTATCCGAATATCATCGACTTCAAGCGCGGGGCGCAGGCTGCACATTTCACCATCTTAGCCCATGCCAAAGCGATCGCCGCTCATAAAAAGCATCAGCTAGATAGCAAGATCGGGGTCATCTTGAACTTAAGCCCTACGTTTCCTCGGAGTCAAAACCCAGCAGACGTGAAGGCCGCAGAGATTGCCGATCTGTTCCATGTACGCAGCTTTTTAGATCCAATGGTCAAAGGAATCTACCCAGAAAAACTGATCGCTCTTCTACGGGAATACGACCAGTTGCCTGCGGATTATACAGAAGAAGATCTAGACTGCATCAAAGAAAATACGGCTCAAATCTTAGGATTGAATTACTATGAGCCAAAACGCGTGAAGGCACGCTTGACCGCGATCAACCCAGAAGGACCGTTTTTACCAGACTGGTTCTTCGAAAACCATGTGATGCCGGGCCGTCGAATGAATGAATACCGCGGTTGGGAAATCTATGAAAAAGGCATCCATGATCTCTGTATGGATATCAAAGACAATTACGGCAATATCGAGGCCTTCATTTCTGAGAACGGCATGGGCGTTGCCAACGAAGAACGCTTCATGGATGAGCAAGGGCAAGTCATCGATGACTATCGGATCGAATACATTCAAGACCACTTAGCCTATCTATGGAAAGCAATCGAAGACGGCTGCAACATCAAGGGCTACCATTTGTGGACCTTCATTGACTGCTGGTCATGGATCAACGCCTATAAGAATCGCTATGGCCTAGTGTCGCTTGATCTGAAAACACAAAAACGCACCATCAAGAAAAGCGGCGAGTTTTATAAAAAACTCAGCGACGAAAACGGCTTTTCCTATGATGTGGATCGCTTAGTATAA